The DNA window ATCTCATCAGCTTTGGCATTTTGTAGGCTTTCGCCATAATATTCAATGCCGGCGCCCTCACGAGTAATATAATTAAAACCACCAGCACCGTTGAACGCTATATTACCGTGTGCAACATCTGATTTAATACTGTTGTAACCTCCAACCCCCTCGAACCGGATATCACCTTTCGTCTCGCTGTAGGAATCGTAGAAAGAATCGTGGATACGTTCAATACGATTCGATACACCAGCCCCTTGAAAAGTGACATTCCCCTCCTTGCCTTCACGGATAATATAATTCTCGGCACCTGCACCTTTAAAGGAAATATTACCGGTCTCGACTTGAGATCTGATGATATTTGAAGCTCCAATACCATTGAAAGTAACCTCGCCGCTAGATCTCTTGTAAAGACTAGATGAGCGATTCAGCTGATTCTTAGCTCCCGCTCCAGCAAAATAAATATTACCTTCATTAGTTCCATTCCAGATCTTGTTCTCGCCTCCGGCGCCCTCAAATGTCACATTACCAGTCAGTCCTTGACGCTCTAACTTATTTGAAGCAGCTGCCCCAGTATATGTCACACGACCATGATCTCCACTATGAGCAATCTTCGTTGCACCAGCGAGACCAGTAAATGAAACATCCCCATCTTCACTTTTGTTTATCAGAGCGTAGCCTGCGGCACCGTTTACCTTTAGATGACCACTAGTATCCACAACCTTCATATAACCGGCTGCACCTTGTACGCTATCATCGCCACTACCTGTAAATGCAGTCGTGTAAGCAGAGACTACAGTAATATTATCATTGCCCCCACCGGCATGTATTTCTCCACCAACGCCAATAGCAACAATGTCATTATCATCATCATCATCATCAGCAGAATAAATTCCCGTAAAGAAATACTCTGTACTTCTAGAAAATGCTTTACCCATAAAAACAATACCTCAAATATTAATTCAAATTGAAAACCACTGCACACTTCGAATGCATTGATTAGTTTTTATATTTAACTTACCGCGGACAGTACATACTTTTTGTCCTTTCCATGGTAAGAACACGCGACGACGAAGATCGTTGACAATCTGACGCCCATGCCCAAACGGGGCTATCATTTCTGGGATATAGATATGCTCGCCAGAACGCCAATCGGAGGGCAAAAGCTCTCTTGTTCCAGAAAGTAGCTCATCTCTATTTTGCTCAGATAAAAACGCCCAATTACAAAAAGCAATTGGGCGGCCTTGCTCATCTTCGTAATAGCAAAACTGATTCAACTCAAAAGCAGGCATAATACGTTGTTGCCATTCAGCAACAACATAATGCTGATGTAGAGGAGAGTGCTGGCTCAACAGCATAACCCCACCAATCATCGCCTGCATTTTTGAATCATCAAGCTCTTCTGGTTGATAATTTATATTCATATATCAACCTCTTAATGTTATTTTTTGCTACGTGCAGTCTTCTTTTTCGATGCAGCTGACACGATTTCAGACTCCTCCCCAGATTCTTCCAGAGCTGGATCTGTTGGTAAAAAACCAGCCGCAACTAGCTTGTCAAACTCGGCAGCCATGCGCGGATCTTCAAGCATGTTTTTAACCATAGAAACCATATACATAAACCCGATGGCTGGCATATGTACAACTTGCTTCAATTCCAGATCAGCATCATTTTCAGCCATAACACCATTAGACATACTCTGTTGATTTTGGCCAACAAAATACAATGAAAAAATGCCTTTATTATAGTTAACACTTGATACTGTCTGTACAAAATTCTCAGTCATAAATTTATTCTCTTTTTAAAGTTAAAATTACCCTAGGCTACTTTTCTAAGTCAGTCTTAGGGCATACTTGCAGCCTATAAAAGGCTACGATGCTACCTGCAGCCTCCACAAGTTGGCGTAAGAGCCTTCCTGATCTAGCAGCTGCTGGTGCGTTCCTTGTTCCACTATCTCTCCCTTATCGAGTACAAGTATTCGATCCGCATAGCGTAGGGTATTAAGACGGTGGGCAATACTGATCACTGTACGTCCTTGAGAAATCGCATCCATATTCGCCATCACGGCCGCTTCAGACTCATAATCCAAGGCACTGGTCGCTTCATCAAGTAGTAAAATTCTCGGGTTAGTAAGCAGTGCTCTAGCCAGCGCAATCCGCTGACGCTGCCCCCCAGATAAGCGCCCGCCCTTTTCGCCGACCTGTGCGCTATAACCTTCCGCTTGTTCCCGGATAAACTCGTCAGCACCAGCAAGTGATGCGGCCTGCATAACTTCTGCATCACTCGCAAGTGGACTGCAAAGGCGGATATTTTCAGCAATGCTCCCAGAGAAAAGTAAACTTTCTTGCAGTACAACACTCATATTCCGGCGCAGAGCCACAGGATCTGCAATAGCTAAATCAATACCATCAACCAACACCTGCCCGTGCTGAGGAATATAGAGACGCTGTAGTAGTCGTGTCAGCGTTGATTTACCAGAGCCAGACGGTCCTGTAATCCCGATAAACTCACCAGGTTTAATATCAATATTAAGGTTACGCAAGACTTCCTGACCATCGGAATGATAACGAAACCGCACACCACTAAAGCTCACCCCACCAGCCAGTTTAGGCACAGATGCCAAACCGCCACTGCCCTGTTCCGTATCTTCGTCAAGAATATCGCCGATGCGACGCAGTGAAATCAAAGTATGCTGAAAGTCCTGCCAGATCTGCGCAAGACGCAGAATCGGCTGTGTAACATTGCCCGCCAACATATTGAATGCGACCAGCTCTCCAGGAGTTAACAATCCCTCCATTACTAAAGTGACGCCCCACCACAGCACTAATGCAGAAGTCAATTTTTGAATCAGTCCGATCCCTTGTCCGGCCAGTATTCCAACCACTTTGGCTCGAAAAGAAGCCCGTACAAAGCTGGCCAACTGGCGCTCCCATTGGCGTAAAAAAGATAACTCAGTAGCAGTGGTTTTAATCGTTTCAATGCCGGTAACAGATTCAATCAAAAAGGCGGTATTATCAGCCCCTAACTCATATTCTCTTGTGACCCTAGTGCGAAGCGCCGGCCCGACCAACAACCAAAAAATAAAGTACAACACCAGAGCTCCGCTCACGAGTAAAGTTAGCTTGGCAGCATAAGTAAACATGACGGCCAAAAATATCCCAACAAAGGCGAGATCCAACACCATGCTCAACGCAGAACCAGTTAAAAATTGACGAATTTGGCTCATTTCCCGCACTCGCGCAATAATTTCACCAGTCTGACGTTGCTGAAAATAAGTTAGCGGTAGAGTAATCAGATGCTGATAAAGGCGGCTGGATAACTCAGAATTCGTTTTGCTGGCAAGATTGGCAAACAACCAAGCCCGAAAAAAACCGTAAATAGGCTCAAATACTGCCAACGCAAGCATCGCAATACCGAGTACCTGCAAACTGGAAAGGCTACGACTAACCAACACTTTATCGATAACATTCTGAAACAATAGTGGCGTAACCAATGCAATTAATTGCAGCATTAAAGACACCAGCAGCACATAACGAAACTGCGAGGTATGCTTACGAATTGACGGCACAAACCAAGCCAAACCAAATTTTGTTTTTTTAGGAACATCTAACGCTTCAGCAAGCAGTATTAACTCTCCCTGCCATAACTCACTGAATTCCAGCCGCGAATACTCATGGCAGTCAGCTTGATCCGGTATAAACACAGCCAACCTGTCACCGTCAACCTTTTCCAATACCATCCAGCCCTGTGCAGTCAGCATTAATGCAGGTAAAGGTAACGCCGATAGTCTGTCCATCGTGCTGTAGTTTTGGCGGGCCCGTAGTCCAATCCAAAGTGCACAACGACATAAGTCTATACTATCAGCGAGCCCTTCACTACGTCCCAGCTGATGAGCCAATTGTCCGACATCCACTGATAATTTAAATTGGGCGGCGGCTCTACTTAGAGCAACCAGACCGGGATCTTTAGCAGGTATATTTTGCTCTGGTGTAAATTTTTTGATAGCACCCATTAGCGTTCCCTCATCGCTTCAGACTGATACTGCTGCAGGGGGCTAAGCAGATAATCGATCACTCGCCGATCACCAGTTCGGATCTCAGCATTGACACTCATACCAGCCTGCAGTGGCACCTCTTCATCTTCAACCAGAATAGTACGCTGCGTGATCTTCACGCGAGCGAGGAAAACTAAACCGAGTCTCTCATCTTCAACAGCATCTCTAGACACATAAGCCACTTTGCCAGAGATCGTTCCATAACGTGTATAAGGAAAAGAATCGATCTTAATTTCAACATCCTGACCGCTATGTACAAAACCAACATCTTTATTAAGGATCTTCACTTCAATTTCTAACACTGCATCGTCAGGTACAATAATCATCAGCGGTTTAGCTGCCTCTACAACCCCACCAAGGGTGTGCATATCCAGTTGCTGTACAACACCACTGACCGGTGCACGTAGACTCTGCTGGCGGTACTTTTCCAATAACTTAATCAGCTGCTGTTCCATAACTGCAATTGAAGCCTGCACTTCATTAAGCTTGTCATAATATTCACGGCGGACTTTTGCCAAATAGCCGCTGCGCTGTTCCTTTTTACTTTTATATTCAGCCTGTAGCACATCAATCATTGCGTGTTGCTGTGATAAGGATCTGTCTATTTCTAATTTTTCTCTTTCCTGTTCCAACAATACCATTCGCGGGATCAGATCATTTTTTGCTAAAGAACGCTGTGCATCTAGTCGGTTTTTAATATTCGCAGCCAGTTCTCCTAGCTCTGTAATTTCACTTCTACGCGCTTGCTGATTAGCCAAATTAACGCCTATTTCGCCGTTAAGACTCTCTATATTCGACTCAACTTCAGACCATTCACTACGTAAGTGGGCGCGTGCAATTTTGGCCTGTAATGGGCTAGCTCCCATAGGGACAATAAAACGGCTTAGGGGCTCATCACTCAATAGCGCCTGCAAACGGGCTAGCTCTAAATTTTTAAAATTTAACCGCTCCTGTATCTCCTGAATCTCCGCTTTAATACCAATAGGATTAAGTTCAATCAGCACATCCCCTTTTGTTACCCGCTGACCATCACGGACATTAATAGCAGCCACTTCACCGGATTCAATTGACTGAATCACTTTAGAATTACTAGAGACCAATAAACGCCCAGCAGCACTGGCATGGATATCCAGCCTGCCAATTACCGACCAGATCAGTGTCAGCAGAAGTAGCAGTGTCAATGCCAATGCCGTACGTCGTGTCCAAGGCGCAGGTGGACGCTCTACAATTTCTAAGTAGCCAGGTTGAAATTCATATTCATCACGAGAACGCTTAATATCATTAGCCTCGTTACGTTGCGATTTTAACGCCTGACGAATTATTCTTAAGTATTTGATAAACATGAGTCTGTTTCCTTGCGTAATTCCTGCTGCATTTGCCATAAACGGGCGTAACATCCCTTCAGCGCTAATAATTGTTGATGACTGCCAGACTCAGTAATATGGCCTTTTTCTAAGGTTATAATACGGTCGCAATGACGTACTGTAGATAACCGATGAGCAACAATAATAACGGTACGATAGCGGGATATTTCTTGCATATTCTCCTGAATAATCGCCTGCGATTCATCATCAAGCGCACTCGTTGCTTCATCGAAAATAAGAATTTTAGGCTTGGCCATTAGCGCTCGAGCAATAGCGACCCGTTGCCGCTGCCCACCTGATAATGAGCTGCCCGCTTCCGCTAAAATAGTGTCGTAGCCAAGCGGAAGTTGTAAAATGAAATCATGCGCCCCTGCTAACTTAGCCACCGCCACCACATCTTCTAAACTAGCGCTGGGATCTTTTATCGCAATGTTGTGACGGACACTGCGGTTGAACAAGTAATTATCCTGTAACACTACGCCTATCTGGCTTCGCAGGTAATCAGGAGCTAAGCTATGCAGTGGCATACCATCGATTAGAATACTGCCACTTTGCGGGGTATAAAGCTTTTGTAACAGACGTGTCAGCGTCGACTTTCCAGATCCCGAGGGACCAACAATACCCAGGCTTTCACCAGCCTTGATATGTAGGTTTATATCGCACAGCACGGGAGCTAGATCAGGTTGATATTGAAAAGAAACATTCTGCATCCGTAATTCTCCACAAAGTACAGAAGTAGGAACTTCACTTCCCTGATCTTGCTCCATCGGCAAGTTCAGCATCTCCCCCAGCTTATCGACAGCAACGCGGGTCTGTATAAACTGTTGCCAAAGCTCAACAAGCTTGGCAATCGGTTGACTAACATGTGAGGTCATCATATTAAATGCTATCAACTGACCAATAGTCAGTTCTAATGACATAACCTGATTCGCCCCAACCCATATAACAGCCACTCCGGTTACTTTCTGAAGCAGTGTGACTACATGGCTAATCACGCCGTTTAATATCTGAGTCTGAAAACCAGCTTTAACCATTTCCTGAGTCTGCGATTCCCAACGCCTTTGCATGCTAGGCTCTACCGCTAAGCTCTTAATGGTTTCTACACCACTGACTGACTCATTCAAAAATGAAGTATTCATCGCCGAAGTCTGAAACTGACGTTCAATGCGTTCCTGCAGAGGGCGAGTGCTAAGCCAGGCCAAGACAAAGTAAAAAGGCAGACTTGCTAATACAATGCAGGTCAACAGCGGCGACAACCAGGCCATCACACCGAAAAAAACAAAAGTAAACATAACATCGACGCAAAGGGTTAGCATCGAGCCTGTCAGGAAGTCACGAATACTATCAAGTTCCTGAACACGGGTAATAATAGCTCCAACTTGACGCTGTTTGAAATAAAGGAGCGGCAGACCCAGTAAATGATGAAACAGTTTAATGCCAAGTTCAATATCGATACGGTTGGAGGTATGCGCAAACAGGTATTCTCGCATCCCTTTTAATACCACTTCAAAAATACTAATAATAACCAATATCACCACCAATACATCTAGGGTAGACAAAGCGTTATGAACCAGAACCTTATCCATAACCACTTGAAAGAAAAGAGGTGTGGCTAAAGCGATCAACTGTAACATCAATGAAAATAGTAAAACTTCGGCAAGTAGTTTACGGTGGCGAACAAACTCAGGAATAAACCAAGATATATCGAAACGCAGAGCAGCACCTTGTAAAAGTATCACTTCTCCTCCCCACTGTGTTTGCAGCTCTTCGATACTCAACAGCATCGGTTCTGAAGCCTCTGGGGACTGGATCAAAGCCTGCTCTGAAGACATTTTAGCCAACACAACAAACAAACCAGCACGGCTCCTGAATGATAGCGGTAACATTTCTGGGGAAATTTTGCTCAGCGTTAATTTAGAAAGCGCTAAGTTAACGTTATTGGTTCTTGCAAACTGCTTAACAGCCTTTTTAAAAGATAAACTGCCATCAAATTTTTCGCAGGGCTTTTCCTTAGCTCCCGATAACTTCAAAAGCAGTGCCGAGCATGCCAATGCTGAAGATATGCTCTTGTATTCTGAAGACAGATTGGAGTCGCTGTAGGTAAGATTTTTCATAACGTAAATAATATTCGCCTAATAAATTACTGTAAATTGCTTAACGAAATTGAGAATCGTTACGACTATTATTATAACTATTGTTACAACCAGTCATATTTAGCGAATATACCCTCATTTTTAACAATTTAGTGTAACCTAGTGTAACTAAGTGCAACAAAGCCCAAAACCTAGGTTACACCTACGTATAATCCCTACAAACGTGATAGGTGGGCAAAACTCAAAAATAGACGAGGACTTAGTTATATCGTGAAGGAAGATTGTTTAAATTTATTTTGGTGGGAATTTTATCCTCAGGACTAAGTTGTAGTTCTGAGGATAATGAGTGTTAATAAGCGATAGCTAGTGATGTATTCAACACTAGCTATCGCTGAGCATATCACCTTTGTCTTCTAACCAAGTTCGGCGATCAGAAGAACGTTTTTTAGCGAGTAGCATATCCATCATTGAAAATGTCTCGTCTGCATTATCAATCGTTAAGCGGACTAAACGACGAGTATTAGGATCCATGGTGGTTTCCCGCAATTGTAACGGATTCATTTCACCCAACCCTTTGAAGCGTTGCACGTTGATTTTACCGCGTTTTTTTTCAGCTTCGATACGGTCGATAATACCGTTTTTTTCAGATTCATCTAATGCATAAAAAACTTCTTTGCCAATATCAATACGGTATAGCGGCGGCATAGCGACAAACGCATGCCCAGCTTCAACCATGGCTCTAAAATGCTTATAGAACAAAGCGCATAGCAAGGTCGCAATGTGTAGACCATCGGAATCGGCATCGGCTAAGATGCAGATTTTACCGTAGCGTAAACCAGAAATATCATCCGAGTCAGGGTCAATACCCAGCGCCACCGAAATATTATGAACTTCTTCTGAAGCAAGTACTTGGGCAGAATCAACTTCCCAGGTATTTAAGATCTTACCACGCAGTGGCATGACAGCTTGAAACTCACGATCACGCGCTTGTTTTGCGGAGCCACCAGCAGAGTCACCTTCCACTAAAAACAGTTCTGAACGCATAGGGTCTTGACCCGAACAATCGGTTAATTTACCCGGTAATGCAGGTCCACTCGTCACACGCTTACGCGCCACTTTCTTACTAGCTTTTAAGCGTTTCTGGGCGTTGTTAATACACAAATCAGCCAATAATTCAGCCAAGTCTGTATTTGAGTTTAACCATAATGAAAACGAATCTTTAACCACACCAGAAACAAATGCAGCACACTGACGTGATGACAAGCGCTCTTTGGTTTGCCCAGCAAATTGTGGATCTTGCATTTTAACCGACAAGATATAAGAACAACGATCCCAAATATCATCCGGCGTTAACTTCACTCCGCGTGGCAATAAGCTACGGAATTCACAGAACTCACGCATGGCATCGAGTAAACCTTGGCGTAAACCATTCACGTGGGTACCGCCAAGCGCAGTTGGGATCAAGTTAACATAACTTTCGGTAACTGATTCACCACCTTCAGGTAGCCAAATAACCGCCCAATCAGCCGCTTCATTATTAGACGAAAAACTGCCGACAAACGGCGCTTCGGGTAACGTTGCCCATCCCTGTAACGATTCCATTAAATAGTCTTGCAGGCCTTTTTCGAAGCACCATACATGTTTTTCTTTATTTACTTTATCGTCAAATTTAATGTTTAAACCGGGACACAATACCGCTTTCGCACGTAAGTTATGCATCAAACGTTTAGACGAAAAATTACCCGAATCAAAATAGCTCGCATCTGGCCAGAAATGTACTTTAGTACCGGTATTACGGATACCAATGGTGCCAATCACTTCGAGTTCAGACACTTTATCGCCATGCTCAAACGCGATTTGATAAATTTGGCCACCACGTCTAATGGTAATTTCTACACGTTTAGATAACGCATTTACAACCGAAATACCTACGCCGTGTAGACCACCAGAAAATTGATAGCTATCGTTCGAAAATTTACCACCCGCATGTAGCTTAGATAAAATCAGCTCAACACCACTCACGCCTTCCACTGGGTGAATATCCACAGGCATACCACGACCGTCATCGCTGACTTCTAGCGACTGATCGGCATGTAAGGTAACAGTAATGTTTTGCGCATGACCGGCTAACGCTTCATCAACACTGTTATCAATAACTTCTTGGCCAAGGTGATTAGGGCGTACTGTGTCGGTATACATACCGGGTCTACGACGTACTGGTTCGAGACCATTTAGGACTTCAATCGAGCCCGCATTATATTCTTGAGTCATGAGTTTCTTTTATGCTGTTCGTTACATCGGTTTGAATGCAAGAAAGGTTAAAATATCGCTAAGGTAACGTTCAAATCCAATAAAAGCATGATCGCCTCCCTGCTCTACTGTCAATCTCGCCATTTCGTATTTTGTTGTTGCTTGGTTATAGTCTAACACTTCATCATCGGTCTGTAACAGTGCCCAGATCGTTTCAGGGTGAACTAATTCCGAACAATCCAATGCCCGTAGCTCATCAATGTGCTGCTGAGCTAAATTAAATTTAACTTGGGTATAAGGGTTCGTATTCTCACCTAAATAATCTACGAGCAATTCATAGGGCTTTACTGCGGGATTAATAATCACCGCTGGACAGTGAAATTGTTGATTAACTTTGGTCGCATAATACCCCCCGAGTGAACTGCCTACCACCCCAAGCTGATGCGCAGGGTAAGCTGAAATAAGTTGTTCTATCTGTAGCCAAGCATCTTGAGGGTAAGGTGAAAGATTCGGTATTTCGATCGTTATATCGGGATGGTGTAATGAAAGATAATCTTCCATTTGCTGTGCTTTCACCGACTTTGGTGAACTATTAAAACCGTGCAAATAGAGTAGTAGCGTGGAAGCCATTTGTTCATTTACCTCTACCAGTATTGTTAGTAACCTTTCGACTCAAGATCGGGATTAAAATCATGATTAGACAAACGCCAAACCTGACTATTAACAGTCCCATCACTGTGCAGTTGTAAATAACGCCACCCAGGCGCTCTCGCATCAAGAGTAAACTCATCACAATGTGGTTTAAATTGGAAACAAGTAGACGGAGACGCCATAAAGTGAATGCCATCATAAGTCTCGTCTAACTGCTGGTGCACATGTCCAAATAACACATGTCGTGCTTTAGGGTGTTTCGCTAACACCGCTAAAAATGCCTCAGGATTACGCAAAATATGTTGATCTAACCATTTACAACCCACAGGATAAGTATTGTGATGCAATACCACCAATGCATACTTATCTGGATGTAAACTAAGTTGCTCGTCAAGTAATGTCAGCTGCTCAGGCGATAAATAACCTGACGGTGAGCCCGTTAATTGCGAATCTAATAAAATAATCTGCCAGTCGCCAACAACTTTATATTTATCCGACAATACGCCTTCAGATTTTAATGCATCAGCCATGAGAGGAATATTGTCATGATTACCAGGTAACCAATAACAAGGTTTGTCTAGACGTTTAATATGCTGAGCAAAGTATTTATAAGAAGCGATACTGTTATCTTGGGAAATATCACCCGTGGCAAGCACAGCATCAAACGGTTGTTGATTCTGCAGAATAGCATCAATAACATGGCTAAAGCTCTGTTGTGTTTTAACGCCAAGAAGATCCTTCTCAGCAGTTGCAAACAAATGAGTATCCGTCACTTGTAATAAATTAATGACGTTATGCTTTGCTGTTAATTTAGAAATGTCCGCGCCCACAATAATCTTTAACCCTTGTCCTTTAATATGTTGCCTAGTAATGTCGAATAGTAACTACACTGATTGTAACGACATATCAGCAAGTCTAATTGAAAGATCCTTAAGACTATTAAAGGATACCTAATAGGACATGATAAATCTGCTGTCCAGCACACACTTCCACGATTTCGAATAAGAAACCGGTAACATAATGAGAGATTCAAACAACTTAGCCTAAAATATATTAGGTATTGTAGCCCTAGAGCCAAGACTTTTGCAATGTTTCAAAATTCAATTGTAACCACTGGATACCAATAATAGTCGATGCGTTATTTATTCGCCCAGTTTGCACCATATTATAAGCAGTTTCTCGACTCACCACATGCACGCGAATATCTTCACCTTCGCTCTCTAAACCATGAACGCCTGCAGCAGTACTGCTGTTGACCTCACCGATATACAGATCAATCGCCTCACTCGTACCACCAGGGCTGGCAAAAAACTGCATGATAAAATCACAGCGGCCAACAGTTAGCCCAGCTTCTTCTTCGGCTTCGCGTTTAACCACCTCGGCAGAGTCTTCACCTTGTTTGTCTATCATACCAGCCACTAATTCCAGTAACCAAGGTTGCGTACTGGATTCAATAGCAGGGATGCGAATTTGTTCTATCAATACCACCTCATCACGCGCTGCATCATAAGGGATGACTGCCGCAGCATTACCACGTTCAAAAACCTCTCGCGTAATCTCACCACTCCAATCACCCGAAAACAACCTATGTTTAAAGGTATAGGTGTTTATTTTAAAGAAACCATTAAAAACCTGCTGCTTGTTTATGATCTCAATATCCGTAATATCATACTCGGATTCTATTTCTAACTTTCGACTTTTCATTTACATATCCTAAAATATAATGATAATAACTAGTTACGGTGAATACCATATTGGCAGCTGGGGTTTAGGCACGATACCTAGTAAATATACTAATAATGCCATATAAGCATTGATTCAACGTTTAAAACTCGAGCTTCGAGATAACACCTAGTATAAAATTAAAACATCCGATAAATCTAACTATCTCTATTTGGATAATTATTAGTTTGACTAAGCAGTTATCATTACTTATTGTTATGCAAATTCATAACGGCAACTATTTACACTAAGGTAACCACCAATGAAGTTTAATAAAATTCTTCTAGCCTGCGGTCTGGCATTTTTTGCAAATTCAGCAAGTGCAGATAATTTACAACAAATATTTGAACAAGCTCTGACCAAAGATCCACTATATTTAGAAGCGCAAGCAAATCGCAATGCAGCACTAGAACGAATTACAGAACAAGAAGCAGCGAACTTACCAAAAATCAGTTTAAGTGCAGATCTGGGTTACACAGTGACAAGCGATTATCGAACAGATTCAAGCTCTAATGGTAACGCCTTAACTGGTAATGTAGGTATTGGTTTAACGCAGTCATTATATGAAGAAAGTAATTTCATTAATGTTAGCCAAGCCGCTAAACAAGCAGAGCAAAGTGAACTTGCCGTTCAAGCCGAGCTGCAAGGTCTTATCTTACGCGTATCGAATGCTTACTTTAATGTACTCAGCGCCAATGATACCTTAGAATTTTCTAACCGTAATAAAGAAGCGGT is part of the Moritella viscosa genome and encodes:
- the rtxC gene encoding cytolysin-activating lysine-acyltransferase yields the protein MNINYQPEELDDSKMQAMIGGVMLLSQHSPLHQHYVVAEWQQRIMPAFELNQFCYYEDEQGRPIAFCNWAFLSEQNRDELLSGTRELLPSDWRSGEHIYIPEMIAPFGHGRQIVNDLRRRVFLPWKGQKVCTVRGKLNIKTNQCIRSVQWFSI
- the rtxB gene encoding RTX toxin transporter, with product MKNLTYSDSNLSSEYKSISSALACSALLLKLSGAKEKPCEKFDGSLSFKKAVKQFARTNNVNLALSKLTLSKISPEMLPLSFRSRAGLFVVLAKMSSEQALIQSPEASEPMLLSIEELQTQWGGEVILLQGAALRFDISWFIPEFVRHRKLLAEVLLFSLMLQLIALATPLFFQVVMDKVLVHNALSTLDVLVVILVIISIFEVVLKGMREYLFAHTSNRIDIELGIKLFHHLLGLPLLYFKQRQVGAIITRVQELDSIRDFLTGSMLTLCVDVMFTFVFFGVMAWLSPLLTCIVLASLPFYFVLAWLSTRPLQERIERQFQTSAMNTSFLNESVSGVETIKSLAVEPSMQRRWESQTQEMVKAGFQTQILNGVISHVVTLLQKVTGVAVIWVGANQVMSLELTIGQLIAFNMMTSHVSQPIAKLVELWQQFIQTRVAVDKLGEMLNLPMEQDQGSEVPTSVLCGELRMQNVSFQYQPDLAPVLCDINLHIKAGESLGIVGPSGSGKSTLTRLLQKLYTPQSGSILIDGMPLHSLAPDYLRSQIGVVLQDNYLFNRSVRHNIAIKDPSASLEDVVAVAKLAGAHDFILQLPLGYDTILAEAGSSLSGGQRQRVAIARALMAKPKILIFDEATSALDDESQAIIQENMQEISRYRTVIIVAHRLSTVRHCDRIITLEKGHITESGSHQQLLALKGCYARLWQMQQELRKETDSCLSNT
- the rtxE gene encoding RTX toxin secretion ATP-binding protein; amino-acid sequence: MGAIKKFTPEQNIPAKDPGLVALSRAAAQFKLSVDVGQLAHQLGRSEGLADSIDLCRCALWIGLRARQNYSTMDRLSALPLPALMLTAQGWMVLEKVDGDRLAVFIPDQADCHEYSRLEFSELWQGELILLAEALDVPKKTKFGLAWFVPSIRKHTSQFRYVLLVSLMLQLIALVTPLLFQNVIDKVLVSRSLSSLQVLGIAMLALAVFEPIYGFFRAWLFANLASKTNSELSSRLYQHLITLPLTYFQQRQTGEIIARVREMSQIRQFLTGSALSMVLDLAFVGIFLAVMFTYAAKLTLLVSGALVLYFIFWLLVGPALRTRVTREYELGADNTAFLIESVTGIETIKTTATELSFLRQWERQLASFVRASFRAKVVGILAGQGIGLIQKLTSALVLWWGVTLVMEGLLTPGELVAFNMLAGNVTQPILRLAQIWQDFQHTLISLRRIGDILDEDTEQGSGGLASVPKLAGGVSFSGVRFRYHSDGQEVLRNLNIDIKPGEFIGITGPSGSGKSTLTRLLQRLYIPQHGQVLVDGIDLAIADPVALRRNMSVVLQESLLFSGSIAENIRLCSPLASDAEVMQAASLAGADEFIREQAEGYSAQVGEKGGRLSGGQRQRIALARALLTNPRILLLDEATSALDYESEAAVMANMDAISQGRTVISIAHRLNTLRYADRILVLDKGEIVEQGTHQQLLDQEGSYANLWRLQVAS
- the parE gene encoding DNA topoisomerase IV subunit B — protein: MTQEYNAGSIEVLNGLEPVRRRPGMYTDTVRPNHLGQEVIDNSVDEALAGHAQNITVTLHADQSLEVSDDGRGMPVDIHPVEGVSGVELILSKLHAGGKFSNDSYQFSGGLHGVGISVVNALSKRVEITIRRGGQIYQIAFEHGDKVSELEVIGTIGIRNTGTKVHFWPDASYFDSGNFSSKRLMHNLRAKAVLCPGLNIKFDDKVNKEKHVWCFEKGLQDYLMESLQGWATLPEAPFVGSFSSNNEAADWAVIWLPEGGESVTESYVNLIPTALGGTHVNGLRQGLLDAMREFCEFRSLLPRGVKLTPDDIWDRCSYILSVKMQDPQFAGQTKERLSSRQCAAFVSGVVKDSFSLWLNSNTDLAELLADLCINNAQKRLKASKKVARKRVTSGPALPGKLTDCSGQDPMRSELFLVEGDSAGGSAKQARDREFQAVMPLRGKILNTWEVDSAQVLASEEVHNISVALGIDPDSDDISGLRYGKICILADADSDGLHIATLLCALFYKHFRAMVEAGHAFVAMPPLYRIDIGKEVFYALDESEKNGIIDRIEAEKKRGKINVQRFKGLGEMNPLQLRETTMDPNTRRLVRLTIDNADETFSMMDMLLAKKRSSDRRTWLEDKGDMLSDS
- the rtxD gene encoding RTX toxin transporter, whose translation is MFIKYLRIIRQALKSQRNEANDIKRSRDEYEFQPGYLEIVERPPAPWTRRTALALTLLLLLTLIWSVIGRLDIHASAAGRLLVSSNSKVIQSIESGEVAAINVRDGQRVTKGDVLIELNPIGIKAEIQEIQERLNFKNLELARLQALLSDEPLSRFIVPMGASPLQAKIARAHLRSEWSEVESNIESLNGEIGVNLANQQARRSEITELGELAANIKNRLDAQRSLAKNDLIPRMVLLEQEREKLEIDRSLSQQHAMIDVLQAEYKSKKEQRSGYLAKVRREYYDKLNEVQASIAVMEQQLIKLLEKYRQQSLRAPVSGVVQQLDMHTLGGVVEAAKPLMIIVPDDAVLEIEVKILNKDVGFVHSGQDVEIKIDSFPYTRYGTISGKVAYVSRDAVEDERLGLVFLARVKITQRTILVEDEEVPLQAGMSVNAEIRTGDRRVIDYLLSPLQQYQSEAMRER
- the rtxH gene encoding putative uncharacterized protein, with translation MTENFVQTVSSVNYNKGIFSLYFVGQNQQSMSNGVMAENDADLELKQVVHMPAIGFMYMVSMVKNMLEDPRMAAEFDKLVAAGFLPTDPALEESGEESEIVSAASKKKTARSKK